Proteins encoded within one genomic window of Amycolatopsis sp. 2-15:
- a CDS encoding M81 family metallopeptidase: MTKVRIGITGIAIESSTFSPHRSTVADFHVTRGEELLARYPFLREDRPSWTDDVEWVPLVHARSLPGGAVTEEAYAELSGEILDRVRAAGNLDGLFFDIHGAMSVVGRTDVEAALAAEIRAILGPDVLISASMDLHGNVSRALATALDLITCYRKAPHTDAWDTRERAARNLAARLRHGGKPKKAWVQVPVLLPGEKTSTRLEPAKSVYAAVDEVEALDGVLDAAIWVGYAWADEPRCQAAVVVSGDDEEVIATQAERLAKSYWDARRDFAFVAPTGTLAECLEQAVASTARPFFVSDSGDNPTAGGAGDTSWSLDVLLRTPAMVDSDLTTLYAAIVDPEAVATAVEAGVGATVSVELGGKVDSGPHGPVPVTARVEAIDAEDPVAGTAVVFAVSGLRVIVTARRKPYHLESDFLALGLRPREADVVIVKIGYLEPELYDMAADWLLALTPGGVDQDLLRLGHAGIERPMFPFDAEMADPQLLPELL, encoded by the coding sequence ATGACGAAGGTGCGGATCGGGATCACGGGGATCGCCATCGAGTCGAGCACGTTCTCCCCGCACCGCTCTACCGTGGCCGACTTCCACGTGACCCGGGGCGAAGAACTGCTGGCACGCTACCCGTTCCTGCGCGAGGACCGTCCTTCGTGGACCGACGACGTCGAGTGGGTGCCGCTCGTGCACGCCCGTTCGCTACCCGGTGGCGCGGTGACCGAAGAGGCGTACGCGGAGCTGTCGGGGGAGATCCTGGACCGGGTGCGCGCGGCGGGGAATCTCGACGGGTTGTTCTTCGACATCCACGGCGCGATGAGTGTCGTCGGCCGGACGGACGTCGAAGCCGCGCTGGCCGCGGAGATCCGCGCGATCCTGGGTCCGGACGTGCTCATCTCGGCGTCGATGGACCTGCACGGCAACGTCTCGCGGGCGCTGGCGACGGCGCTCGACCTGATCACCTGTTACCGCAAGGCCCCGCACACCGACGCGTGGGACACGCGCGAGCGCGCGGCCCGTAACCTCGCCGCTCGCCTGCGGCACGGGGGCAAGCCGAAGAAGGCGTGGGTGCAGGTGCCGGTGCTTCTGCCCGGCGAGAAAACCAGTACCCGCCTCGAACCGGCCAAGAGTGTCTACGCCGCCGTCGACGAGGTCGAAGCGCTCGACGGCGTGCTCGACGCCGCCATCTGGGTCGGCTACGCCTGGGCCGACGAACCCCGTTGCCAGGCCGCCGTGGTGGTGAGCGGTGACGACGAGGAAGTCATCGCCACCCAGGCCGAGCGGCTCGCCAAGTCCTATTGGGACGCTCGCCGCGACTTCGCCTTCGTCGCCCCGACCGGAACCCTGGCCGAATGCCTGGAGCAGGCGGTCGCTTCGACCGCGCGGCCGTTTTTCGTCAGCGACTCCGGCGACAACCCGACCGCCGGTGGCGCCGGAGACACGTCCTGGAGCCTCGACGTCCTCCTGCGCACTCCGGCCATGGTGGACTCCGACCTGACCACGCTCTACGCCGCCATCGTGGACCCGGAAGCCGTCGCCACGGCGGTCGAAGCCGGCGTCGGCGCGACGGTTTCCGTCGAGCTGGGCGGAAAGGTCGACTCCGGTCCGCACGGCCCGGTGCCGGTGACCGCACGCGTCGAGGCGATCGACGCAGAAGACCCGGTCGCGGGCACGGCGGTGGTGTTCGCGGTCAGTGGCCTGCGCGTGATCGTCACCGCGCGGCGCAAGCCGTACCACCTGGAATCCGACTTCCTCGCCCTCGGCCTGCGCCCGCGCGAAGCCGATGTAGTGATCGTGAAAATCGGCTACCTGGAACCGGAGCTGTACGACATGGCCGCCGACTGGCTGCTCGCCCTCACGCCCGGGGGCGTCGACCAAGACCTGCTGCGCCTCGGGCACGCCGGGATCGAGCGGCCGATGTTCCCGTTCGACGCGGAGATGGCGGACCCGCAGCTGTTGCCCGAGCTGCTCTGA
- a CDS encoding ArsR/SmtB family transcription factor, with translation MQSDLNAVFKALADPTRRYLLDQLHEDNGQTLNELCARLDMTRQTVTQHLSVLEAANLVSTVRRGREKLHYLNPVPLHEMQERWVDKFERPRLRALSAVKRRAEEAMTDKPSYVYVTYIESTPEKVWHALTDAELTGQFWGHRNESDWQVGSRWEHVRLDGSGTVDVYGDVLEAVPPKRLVTSWYDVGNPEIPPSRATYDIEQYDAIVRLTVTHEDLPDEQAKRDVGRGWPAVLANLKSLLETGHVLPQQPWTMP, from the coding sequence GTGCAATCGGATTTGAACGCGGTGTTCAAGGCGCTGGCCGACCCGACCAGGCGCTACCTGCTCGACCAGCTGCACGAGGACAACGGGCAGACGCTCAACGAGCTGTGCGCCCGCCTGGACATGACGCGCCAGACGGTCACGCAGCACCTGTCCGTCCTCGAGGCGGCGAACCTGGTCAGCACGGTGCGCCGTGGCCGGGAGAAGCTGCACTACCTCAATCCGGTCCCGTTGCACGAGATGCAGGAACGCTGGGTGGACAAATTCGAGCGCCCCCGGCTGCGCGCGCTGAGCGCCGTCAAACGCCGAGCAGAGGAAGCCATGACCGACAAGCCGAGTTACGTCTACGTCACCTACATCGAGAGCACGCCGGAGAAGGTGTGGCACGCGCTCACCGACGCCGAGCTCACCGGGCAGTTCTGGGGCCACCGCAACGAATCCGACTGGCAGGTCGGCTCGCGCTGGGAGCACGTGCGGCTCGACGGCTCCGGGACCGTCGACGTCTACGGCGACGTGCTCGAGGCCGTGCCGCCGAAGCGGCTCGTGACCAGCTGGTACGACGTGGGCAACCCGGAGATTCCGCCGTCGCGGGCGACGTACGACATCGAACAGTACGACGCGATCGTGCGGCTCACCGTGACCCACGAGGACCTGCCCGACGAGCAGGCCAAGCGCGACGTCGGTCGCGGCTGGCCGGCCGTGCTCGCGAACCTCAAGTCGCTGCTGGAAACCGGGCACGTGCTACCGCAGCAGCCGTGGACCATGCCCTAG
- a CDS encoding ABC transporter permease subunit, whose product MEEAARIDGAGPLRTFWSVVLPMSKPALITMTILAFQGSWNELPHYIVSRQDPALNTLTTGVASLVSGELGQGNQFPLKLAAALLMTVPVAIVYFVFSKRFTRGTYEGVDK is encoded by the coding sequence GTGGAAGAGGCAGCTCGCATCGACGGCGCCGGACCGCTGCGCACCTTCTGGTCCGTGGTGCTGCCGATGTCGAAGCCGGCGCTGATCACCATGACGATCCTGGCGTTCCAGGGTTCCTGGAACGAGCTGCCGCACTACATCGTGTCGCGGCAGGACCCGGCGCTGAACACGCTCACCACCGGCGTCGCCTCGCTCGTGTCCGGCGAGCTCGGGCAGGGCAACCAGTTCCCGCTCAAGCTCGCCGCCGCGCTGCTGATGACGGTGCCGGTGGCGATCGTGTACTTCGTCTTCTCGAAGCGCTTCACGCGAGGCACGTACGAGGGTGTCGACAAATAG
- a CDS encoding amylo-alpha-1,6-glucosidase, which translates to MRTLARAQGERHDPATGEAPGKILHERRRAGFELHGMSLPARYYGTVDATALWVGLLYDAWRWGLPEAEVRALLPNLRAALFWITGLSDTDGDGFAEYLDESGRGLANQGWKDSGDAVRFADGTIAKPPVALSEVQGYQYEATVRAAELLAALGEPADGLLDWAATLRSRFRSRFWVTTADGHFPALALDGAKQPVDSLTSNIGHLLGTGILDPAESSSIRELLLGPTMSAGFGLRTMSATAGGFSPLRYHCGSVWPHDTAVVVRGLHASGQSSHAASPGLQLVHAAGGFDNRLPELFSGYGSDDVSSPLPYPASCRPQAWAAASAVTLLVAFLGLRVDVPAGVLTLDPPRPSPVGALRVRDLPLAGGTLDVTVAADGTVTDLRLPPGLRLG; encoded by the coding sequence CTGCGCACGCTCGCCCGGGCCCAGGGCGAACGCCACGACCCGGCGACCGGCGAGGCACCCGGCAAGATCCTGCACGAACGCCGCCGCGCCGGCTTCGAGTTGCACGGCATGTCACTGCCGGCGCGCTACTACGGCACCGTCGACGCGACCGCCCTGTGGGTCGGCCTGCTCTACGACGCCTGGCGTTGGGGCCTGCCCGAGGCCGAGGTCCGCGCGCTGCTGCCGAACCTGCGTGCCGCGTTGTTCTGGATCACCGGCCTGTCGGACACCGACGGCGACGGCTTCGCGGAATACCTCGACGAAAGCGGCCGCGGCCTGGCCAACCAGGGCTGGAAGGACTCGGGCGACGCCGTCCGCTTCGCCGACGGCACGATCGCCAAGCCGCCCGTCGCCCTGTCCGAGGTGCAGGGCTACCAGTACGAGGCCACCGTGCGCGCCGCCGAGCTGCTCGCCGCGCTCGGCGAGCCGGCCGACGGACTGCTCGACTGGGCCGCGACTCTGCGTTCTCGCTTCCGCTCACGCTTCTGGGTGACCACTGCGGACGGTCACTTCCCGGCGCTGGCCCTGGACGGCGCCAAACAACCCGTGGATTCCCTGACGAGCAACATCGGGCACCTGCTGGGCACCGGCATCCTGGACCCGGCCGAGAGCTCTTCGATCCGCGAGCTGCTGCTCGGTCCGACGATGTCCGCCGGCTTCGGCCTGCGCACCATGTCCGCGACCGCCGGCGGCTTCTCGCCACTGCGCTACCACTGCGGCTCCGTCTGGCCCCACGACACCGCCGTGGTCGTCCGCGGCCTGCACGCGTCGGGCCAGTCCTCGCACGCCGCTTCGCCCGGTCTGCAGCTCGTCCACGCGGCCGGCGGGTTCGACAACCGCCTGCCGGAACTGTTCTCGGGCTACGGCTCCGACGACGTGTCGTCGCCCCTGCCCTACCCCGCGTCCTGCCGCCCGCAGGCCTGGGCGGCTGCCTCCGCGGTGACCCTGCTGGTCGCCTTCCTGGGCCTGCGCGTCGACGTGCCCGCCGGCGTCCTCACCCTGGACCCGCCGCGGCCGAGCCCGGTGGGCGCCCTGCGCGTGCGGGACCTGCCCCTGGCCGGCGGCACCCTGGATGTCACCGTCGCGGCCGATGGCACGGTGACGGACTTGCGGTTGCCGCCAGGCCTGCGGCTGGGCTGA
- a CDS encoding YidC/Oxa1 family membrane protein insertase translates to MPEIFDVPVAGAYHLVHWLASATEPLTGSFAAAAAIVLFTVAVRLLLVPFARAAARGQQARGALAPEIRKLQEKHGKNREKLAAEMAKLQQESGTSMFVGCLPMLAQLPFFWVMYHLFSTAVISGAPNALLGSTLFGITLGVHGLAAAPVVFVVAGLLAVVAWFSIRRQDRQRNLTAPGARFLRLLPYGTVAVTAFVPLAASLYLLTTTTWTVVERAILNR, encoded by the coding sequence ATGCCCGAAATCTTCGACGTGCCCGTCGCCGGCGCGTACCACCTCGTCCACTGGCTCGCCTCGGCGACCGAACCGCTCACCGGCTCGTTCGCGGCCGCCGCCGCGATCGTGCTGTTCACCGTCGCCGTGCGGCTGCTGCTCGTGCCGTTCGCCCGCGCCGCGGCGCGCGGTCAGCAGGCCCGCGGCGCGTTGGCCCCGGAAATCCGCAAACTGCAGGAGAAGCACGGCAAGAACCGCGAGAAGCTCGCGGCGGAGATGGCGAAACTGCAACAGGAGTCGGGCACCTCGATGTTCGTCGGGTGCCTGCCGATGCTCGCGCAGCTGCCGTTCTTCTGGGTGATGTACCACCTCTTCAGCACGGCCGTGATCTCCGGCGCACCCAACGCCCTGCTCGGCAGCACGCTCTTCGGCATCACCCTCGGCGTCCACGGCCTGGCGGCGGCACCGGTCGTGTTCGTGGTCGCCGGCCTGCTCGCCGTGGTGGCGTGGTTCTCGATCCGCCGGCAGGACCGCCAGCGCAACCTCACTGCCCCCGGCGCACGGTTTCTGCGCCTCCTGCCTTATGGAACAGTCGCGGTCACCGCTTTTGTTCCCCTGGCCGCTTCCCTGTACCTGCTGACGACCACGACGTGGACGGTTGTGGAGCGAGCGATCCTCAACCGGTGA
- a CDS encoding DUF6412 domain-containing protein, with protein sequence MHTLLHLASPLHLAFPAMHVFDQAGPAAILAFASVVAASLLVVLVVSNANRGELAAWTVPARARRTALNQRARRAAFLRLRDPGAPGRSRPRAPGQHFPAA encoded by the coding sequence ATGCACACGCTGCTGCACCTTGCTTCGCCACTGCATCTGGCGTTCCCTGCCATGCACGTCTTCGACCAAGCCGGCCCGGCCGCGATCCTCGCGTTCGCCTCCGTGGTGGCCGCGAGCCTGCTCGTGGTCCTGGTCGTCAGCAACGCCAACCGCGGTGAGCTGGCCGCGTGGACCGTCCCGGCCCGCGCCCGCCGCACCGCGCTGAACCAGCGCGCCCGTCGCGCGGCTTTCCTGCGGCTGCGCGATCCCGGCGCCCCGGGCCGAAGCCGGCCCCGCGCACCCGGGCAGCACTTCCCCGCCGCGTAA
- the rho gene encoding transcription termination factor Rho codes for MSYQGILDIHGKTATLGYTPGGPSVPFGLISKHNLRRGDEIVVDGAQVVSVNGAAPAQNRPEFERLTPVHPDQRLVLETTRHQLTTRVLDLVAPVGKGQRALIVAPPRTGKTSVLQAIAQAVAVNHPDVHLMVLLADERPEEVTDMQRSVHGEVVASTFDRKPSEHVAVAELAVERAKRLVESGRDVVLLLDSLTRLGRAYNLAARPSGRVLSGGVDAGALHPMKKILGAARNIEGGGSLTIIATALVGTGSLADTVFFEELKSTGNSELRLDRLLADNRVFPAVELFGSGTRRDELLVPAAELQVMNEVRRALSGQDPKRATEQFLDQVRTTKSNAEFVARVAASLGTPAALAA; via the coding sequence ATGTCATACCAAGGAATTCTCGACATCCACGGCAAGACCGCCACCCTCGGCTACACGCCGGGCGGCCCTTCCGTCCCCTTTGGACTGATCAGCAAGCACAACCTGCGGCGCGGCGACGAGATCGTCGTCGACGGCGCGCAGGTCGTCTCGGTCAACGGTGCCGCGCCGGCGCAGAACCGCCCGGAGTTCGAGCGGCTCACGCCGGTCCACCCCGACCAGCGCCTCGTCCTCGAAACCACCCGCCACCAGCTCACCACCCGTGTGCTCGACCTCGTCGCGCCGGTCGGGAAGGGGCAGCGCGCGCTCATCGTGGCGCCGCCCCGGACCGGGAAAACCTCGGTGCTGCAGGCGATCGCGCAAGCGGTGGCCGTGAACCACCCCGACGTGCACCTCATGGTGCTGCTCGCCGACGAGCGGCCCGAGGAGGTCACGGACATGCAGCGGTCGGTGCACGGTGAAGTCGTCGCGTCGACGTTCGACCGCAAGCCGTCGGAGCACGTAGCCGTGGCCGAGCTGGCCGTCGAGCGCGCCAAGCGGCTCGTGGAAAGCGGCCGCGACGTCGTGCTGCTGCTCGATTCGCTCACCCGCCTAGGCCGCGCCTACAACCTCGCCGCCCGCCCGTCGGGCCGCGTCCTCTCGGGCGGTGTCGACGCCGGTGCGCTACACCCGATGAAGAAGATCCTCGGCGCCGCGCGCAACATCGAGGGCGGCGGCTCGCTCACGATCATCGCCACGGCGCTCGTCGGCACCGGCTCGCTCGCCGACACCGTGTTCTTCGAAGAGCTCAAGAGCACCGGCAACTCCGAGCTGCGCCTCGACCGCCTGCTGGCCGACAACCGCGTGTTCCCCGCCGTGGAGCTCTTCGGCTCCGGCACCCGCCGCGACGAGCTGCTCGTGCCCGCGGCGGAGCTCCAGGTCATGAACGAGGTCCGCCGCGCCCTGTCCGGCCAGGACCCCAAGCGCGCGACCGAACAGTTCCTCGACCAGGTCCGCACCACGAAGTCCAACGCCGAGTTCGTCGCCCGGGTCGCCGCGTCGCTCGGCACGCCGGCCGCGCTCGCCGCGTGA
- a CDS encoding APC family permease, translating to MPPNPALAETTTTGTAAPRKLTRSIGVTGGTLLTLSCVTPASSLFVLVPPLFADLGTGTALAIALAVLLCVGIAFCYSELGTLVPSAGGEYAMVTTVLNRFAGWITFVLSFIVILVVPPIIAIGVAGYLAPLVHLDPSLAGAAVMLASTVMGLANLRSNAWITGVFLAIELIAVVVVSVLGFAHADRSPAVLVRPSLDGVSGVGLVTVIAGLAVALFVVQGFSTAVYLAEEMREPHRTVSRTVLWTLGISALVILVPVVAITLADTGSLGDVDLTALVVSWSGSTLGTVVSLCIAAAIGNAVIVMVIQNSRVLYASGRDRAWPDPVNRALSVVSSRFGSPWVATLVVGLSEAVLCFVPVDTLSGVTGVAVVALYLAIALTVLGARRAAHRGPHVWRMPGWPVVPVVVVLALGYVLVEQTALDLGITAAVLVVSGAYWLFYLRRRADRWLVTVPG from the coding sequence ATGCCCCCTAATCCGGCTCTCGCCGAGACCACCACGACCGGCACCGCAGCGCCCCGCAAGCTGACGCGCTCCATCGGCGTCACCGGCGGAACACTGCTGACCCTGAGCTGCGTGACGCCCGCGTCCTCGTTGTTCGTGCTCGTGCCGCCACTGTTCGCCGACCTCGGCACGGGCACGGCGCTGGCCATCGCGCTGGCCGTGCTGCTGTGCGTGGGCATCGCGTTCTGCTACTCGGAACTCGGCACGCTCGTGCCCAGCGCGGGCGGCGAGTACGCCATGGTCACCACGGTGCTCAACCGCTTCGCCGGCTGGATCACGTTCGTGCTGTCGTTCATCGTGATCCTGGTCGTGCCGCCGATCATCGCGATCGGCGTGGCCGGCTACCTCGCCCCGCTCGTGCACCTCGACCCGTCGCTGGCCGGCGCCGCGGTGATGCTGGCGTCGACCGTGATGGGGCTGGCGAACCTGCGCTCCAACGCGTGGATCACCGGCGTGTTCCTGGCCATCGAGCTCATCGCCGTGGTCGTCGTGTCGGTGCTCGGGTTCGCCCACGCCGACCGCTCGCCCGCGGTGCTGGTGCGCCCGAGCCTCGACGGTGTGAGCGGCGTCGGGCTCGTCACGGTGATCGCCGGGCTCGCCGTGGCTCTCTTTGTGGTGCAAGGGTTTTCGACGGCCGTGTACCTCGCCGAGGAAATGCGCGAGCCACATCGGACAGTCTCGCGCACGGTCCTGTGGACGCTCGGCATCAGCGCACTCGTCATCCTGGTCCCGGTCGTCGCCATCACGCTCGCCGACACCGGTTCCCTGGGCGACGTCGACCTCACCGCCCTGGTCGTGAGCTGGAGCGGCTCGACGCTCGGCACCGTCGTCAGCCTCTGCATCGCCGCCGCGATCGGGAACGCGGTGATCGTGATGGTCATCCAGAACTCCCGCGTGCTCTACGCGTCGGGCCGCGACCGCGCCTGGCCGGACCCGGTGAACCGCGCCCTGAGCGTGGTCAGCTCCCGCTTCGGCTCGCCATGGGTCGCGACGCTCGTGGTGGGCCTGTCGGAGGCCGTGCTGTGTTTCGTGCCGGTCGATACGCTGAGCGGCGTCACGGGTGTCGCCGTGGTCGCGCTCTACCTGGCCATCGCGCTCACCGTGCTCGGCGCCCGCCGCGCTGCCCACCGTGGCCCGCACGTCTGGCGCATGCCGGGCTGGCCCGTGGTCCCGGTGGTCGTGGTGCTGGCGCTGGGCTACGTGCTCGTCGAGCAGACCGCGCTGGACCTGGGCATCACGGCCGCGGTGCTCGTGGTGTCGGGCGCGTACTGGCTCTTTTACCTGCGCCGGCGAGCCGACCGGTGGCTGGTGACGGTTCCGGGGTGA
- a CDS encoding Lrp/AsnC family transcriptional regulator produces the protein MIPGVTSQEPNQPRPAPPVIDDISKKIIAQLQEDGRRAYATIGKAVGLSEAAVRQRVQRLSDSGVIQIVAVSDPLQVGLLRQAMVAITVDGPLEPVADALAEMTEIDYVVLCAGRFDVLCEAVCADDDALLDLISNRIRAIPGVRTAETLVYLKLRKQSYQWGTR, from the coding sequence ATGATCCCGGGGGTGACCAGCCAGGAACCGAACCAGCCCCGGCCCGCGCCGCCGGTGATCGACGACATCTCGAAGAAGATCATCGCCCAGCTCCAGGAGGACGGCCGCCGCGCCTACGCGACGATCGGCAAGGCCGTCGGGCTCTCCGAGGCCGCCGTGCGCCAGCGCGTGCAGCGCCTGTCCGATTCCGGGGTGATCCAGATCGTCGCGGTGTCGGATCCCTTGCAGGTAGGGCTTTTGCGCCAGGCCATGGTGGCGATCACCGTGGACGGCCCGCTCGAGCCCGTCGCGGATGCCCTCGCGGAGATGACGGAAATCGACTATGTCGTCCTCTGCGCCGGTCGCTTCGACGTGCTGTGTGAGGCCGTGTGTGCCGACGACGACGCCCTGCTGGACTTGATCTCCAACCGGATCCGCGCGATCCCGGGCGTCCGCACCGCGGAGACGCTCGTCTACCTGAAGCTGCGCAAGCAGTCGTACCAGTGGGGCACCCGCTGA
- a CDS encoding aspartate aminotransferase family protein, with amino-acid sequence MTTTADPNAAAATGLAESARDNLWLHFTRHSGFESAEVPVIVRGEGAYIWDSRGKCYLDGLAGLFAVQVGHGRDELVEAAARQTKQLAYFPLWGHAHPPAIELAERLTAAAPGDLNRVFFTVSGGESVETAWKLAKQYFKIVGKPTKHKVISRALAYHGTSQGALSITGIPGAKADFEPLVPSTLRVPNTNFYRAPEHADDYEAYGRWAADQIEQAIEFEGADTVAAVFLEPVQNTGGCFVPPPGYFERVREICDRHDVLLVSDEVICAFGRLGHDFAAKRYGYQPDIITTAKGLTSGYAPLGAVLAGDRLMEPFETGATTFMHGSTYGGHPVSCAVALANLDLIERDGIYGHVLAQESAFRSTLDRLLDLPIVGDVRGAGFFYGIELVKDKATKETFTSEESERVLRGYLSDALFEAGLYCRADDRAEPVIQLSPPLICGQKEFDEMEQILRETLTGAWKLL; translated from the coding sequence ATGACCACCACCGCCGACCCCAACGCAGCCGCCGCGACCGGCCTGGCCGAGTCCGCGCGCGACAACCTCTGGTTGCACTTCACGCGCCACTCGGGCTTCGAGTCCGCCGAGGTCCCCGTGATCGTGCGCGGGGAAGGTGCCTACATCTGGGACTCTCGTGGGAAGTGTTATCTCGACGGGCTCGCCGGTCTGTTCGCCGTGCAGGTCGGTCACGGTCGTGACGAACTCGTGGAAGCTGCTGCTCGGCAGACGAAGCAGCTCGCGTATTTCCCGCTGTGGGGGCATGCTCATCCGCCGGCCATTGAGCTGGCTGAGCGTCTCACGGCTGCTGCTCCTGGGGATTTGAACCGGGTGTTCTTCACGGTCAGCGGTGGTGAGTCGGTGGAGACGGCTTGGAAGCTGGCCAAGCAGTACTTCAAGATCGTCGGCAAGCCGACCAAGCACAAGGTGATCAGCCGGGCTCTGGCGTATCACGGGACTTCGCAGGGTGCGTTGTCGATCACCGGCATCCCCGGCGCCAAGGCGGACTTCGAACCCCTGGTGCCCAGCACCCTGCGCGTGCCGAACACCAACTTCTACCGCGCCCCCGAACACGCCGACGACTACGAGGCCTACGGCCGCTGGGCCGCGGACCAGATCGAGCAGGCCATTGAATTCGAAGGCGCGGACACCGTCGCCGCGGTGTTCTTGGAACCCGTCCAGAACACCGGCGGCTGCTTCGTTCCACCCCCCGGCTACTTCGAGCGCGTACGCGAAATCTGCGACCGGCACGACGTGCTGCTCGTTTCCGACGAGGTCATCTGCGCCTTCGGCCGCCTCGGCCACGACTTCGCCGCGAAGCGGTATGGCTACCAGCCCGACATCATCACCACCGCCAAGGGGCTGACGTCCGGCTATGCGCCGCTTGGCGCGGTGCTGGCCGGTGACCGGCTGATGGAGCCCTTCGAGACCGGGGCCACGACGTTCATGCATGGATCTACTTATGGTGGTCATCCGGTTTCGTGTGCTGTGGCGTTGGCGAATCTTGATCTGATCGAACGTGACGGGATTTATGGGCACGTTCTTGCTCAGGAATCGGCTTTCCGGTCGACCCTCGATCGCTTGCTGGATCTCCCCATTGTCGGGGACGTCCGCGGTGCTGGGTTCTTCTATGGGATTGAGCTGGTGAAGGACAAAGCCACGAAGGAGACGTTCACTTCGGAGGAGTCTGAACGTGTTCTTCGGGGGTATCTCTCGGACGCGCTCTTTGAAGCCGGGTTGTACTGCCGTGCTGACGATCGTGCCGAGCCCGTGATTCAGCTGTCGCCGCCGCTGATCTGTGGGCAGAAGGAGTTTGATGAGATGGAACAGATTCTCCGTGAGACGTTGACGGGTGCTTGGAAGCTTCTTTAG
- a CDS encoding YbjN domain-containing protein, with protein MAGWADLVAFMRQEYRVIREEPDEVRIRMAFGEDAETTGRAQVVVVAHEVFDKKEDWVQIATPFARVDEVDLLDVLTEVGHTLVVGGIVVMGEHVVLRHSLPLVNLDINEFTDPLELVAGSAELLEQQFTGRDDY; from the coding sequence GTGGCGGGATGGGCCGATCTGGTCGCGTTCATGAGGCAGGAGTACCGGGTGATCCGGGAGGAGCCCGACGAGGTGCGGATTCGCATGGCGTTCGGGGAGGATGCGGAGACGACCGGGCGGGCGCAGGTGGTGGTGGTCGCGCACGAGGTCTTCGACAAGAAGGAAGACTGGGTGCAGATCGCGACGCCGTTCGCGCGGGTGGACGAGGTGGATCTGCTCGACGTGCTGACCGAAGTGGGGCACACGCTCGTGGTCGGGGGGATCGTGGTGATGGGGGAGCACGTGGTCCTGCGGCATTCGTTGCCGTTGGTGAACCTCGACATCAACGAGTTCACCGACCCGTTGGAGCTGGTGGCCGGGTCGGCGGAGTTGCTGGAGCAGCAGTTCACCGGGCGTGACGACTACTGA